The following proteins are encoded in a genomic region of Oncorhynchus masou masou isolate Uvic2021 chromosome 32, UVic_Omas_1.1, whole genome shotgun sequence:
- the LOC135526651 gene encoding ankyrin repeat and KH domain-containing protein 1-like isoform X16, with the protein MRAENTLNAGQADNRSLAEACSDGDVNAVRKLLDEGRSVNEHTEEGESLLCLACSAGYYELAQVLLAMHANVEDRGIKGDITPLMAAASGGYVDIVKLLLVHGADANAQSSTGNTALTYACAGGFVDVVKVLLKEGANIEDHNENGHTPLMEGASAGHVEVARVLLEYGAGINTHSNEFKESALTLACYKGHLDMVRFLLEAGADQEHKTDEMHTALMEACMSQDGHVEVARLLLDSGAQVNMPADSFESPLTLAACGGHVDLAALLIERGANLEEVNDEGYTPVMEAAREGHEEMVALLLAQGANINAQTEETQETALTLSCCGGFLEVADFLIKAGADIELGCSTPLMEAAQEGHLELVKHLLTAGANVHATTATGDTALTYACENGHTDVADILLQTGADLEHESEGGRTPLMKAARAGHLCTVQFLISKGANVNRATANKDHTVVSLACAGGHLAVVELLLAHGADPTHRLKDGSTMLIEAAKGGHTNVVSYLLDFPNNILSVHAPDLCQLTPPSQDPSQVPRVPFQALAMVVPPQEPDRTPSNITTSPPPVSSKGSSKQRQSAIPPSPSSPVGVHPGPGDAEALPPFHLCQPLECIVEETEGKLNELGQRISAIEKAQLQSLELIQGEPLTKDKIEELKKSREEQVQKKKKILKELQKVERQLQLNTQQQFTKEYMEAKGLKEEQEAGQGPGPGEGANTTMPGVLTASPGVNVRTQPGSDTGSDEEENREEEEEDDEDDDDNEDEDEMEGEEEDYAKLPQVDTILYRDGQQPPLPPSPSPQPLSSPHSHLHPLPPPLQTAFVPIQPLPEYSPCPADYPCPGTTSPELQRVLVGRQMPGQGQGFGPGMVGQQAPDGLMVASPAQTLTDTLDDIMAAAVGSRVPMLNTTTSPTPLSDPLSQTPSNMGSPPSPLPLYPSVDIDAHTESNHDTALTLACAGGHEELVSVLIARGANIEHRDKKGFTPLILAATAGHAGVVELLLDKGGDIEAQSERTKDTPLSLACSGGRQEVHTTEVVELLLLRGANKEHRNVSDYTPLSLAASGGYVNIIKILLNAGSEINSRTGSKLGISPLMLAAMNGHVPAVKLLLDMGSDINAQIETNRNTALTLACFQGRAEVVSLLLDRKANVEHRAKTGLTPLMEAASGGYAEVGRVLLDKGADVNAPPVPSSRDTALTIAADKGHYKFCELLINRGAHVDVRNKKGNTPLWLAANGGHFDVVQLLVQAGADVDAADNRKITPLMAAFRKGHVKVVQYLVKEVNQFPSDIECMRYIATIADKELLKKCHQCMETIVKAKDQQAAEANKNASILLKELDLEKSREESKKQALAAKREKRKEKRKKKKEEQKRKQEEEEDEEEQKTTQEEDEEEDGEMQKQDDSAEEVDPPIDPPSATTTTTIGIPATFSCVFGKKRASVAMTTSASRKSKKNKTKDSSPSEPIICQDPQQVVLAQHKANTIHGEPRGGGVTGAGGTSDSDPLDSTDCASESSSSGGKSQELNFLPDLPSSSSSSSSSSSSSSSGPTHSLLPGPEKKHCLQLHPGNQVSVSISKPTHKAPDMRELTPSSSVPSQFKTMSLPVTSPNSKSLTSPKRGQKREEGWKEVVRRSKKLSVPASVVSRIMGRGGCNITAIQDVTGAHIDVDKQKDKNGERMITIRGGTESTRHAVQLITSLIQDPAKELEDLIPRNHIRAPGSKTTSAPFPTPTGANLNLSVGAKALGSLVTSSGVSFQSSSSQTGGKMGKGLSGVRQPFPVSLPLAYAHPQLALLAAQTMHQIRHPMLPMAQFGGTFSPAASTWGPFPVRPLSPGSANSSPKHNGGSSGNNQATSNLSSHNDHNNTSSTGSSVSSPRASNSQTATTTGSPHTPNPPPGTQPSTPTPSSVRKQLFTSDPKHIGVNSVSMVTTTTVSSSSHSVRGTGSPAHQHTGLTATNTPNPLQPQVTPISQPPKSPPSAPTAPPSKEKLTPSLSQEALSVSVNNVVSSGDFTAPVMTTPPKLEPRQQQQHQPPPLLTSTSSSDPPPSLLPLQSSSHLPPSSSTPSHTHPNSTVPHFSAPAPRVSHRMQPPTGPYYQHLDQQQQTFLPHNTQQKTFLPHNTQQQQHEHPKQKQPQASQPPSMPPQPQSSMGLMNGSPIQQQVHGGAKPQQMPPNFGPAALFNHFSSMFDNNNQVGNNQVWGACHLPARSPPEQQYSAPPAYMGQMDGMMAPPPDSSKAPGYRSASQRMVNSPIGKRKGHLDVILCFYMRLCLTLHSICPKPPPCLTALSLTSYATSMSGSPVYLHGPAAVGTPSFSRQHFSPHPWSAATSGESQAVPPPSKVSSSGPAAPPPHQTKQGQGGSQQDRKVPPPIGTERLARIRQTTVNPPLLPTSYTAPVGQGGIWSFGVGSASEAMSGWSQPLMGSHMVHPGLQADHTFSQYQPMEQDDSGISNPANYHQQHINHPNNYMDFPKGMAMSMYGGTILPPHPPMGESPGGGLFNGLHAADPAWSPIIKVVPNNADNTDPQQVWPGTWAPHVHLNHVN; encoded by the exons CCGGAGTCTAGCTGAGGCGTGTTCGGACGGAGACGTGAACGCTGTGAGGAAGCTGCTAGACGAGGGCCGGAGCGTCAACGAACACactgaggaaggagagagtcTTCTCTGCCTCGCCTGCTCTGCTGGATACTATGAACTCgcacag GTGCTGCTGGCCATGCACGCCAACGTGGAGGACCGGGGGATTAAAGGTGACATCACTCCCCTGATGGCGGCGGCGAGCGGCGGTTACGTGGACATCGTCAAGCTGCTCCTGGTCCACGGGGCTGACGCCAACGCACAGTCCTCCACCG gtaacACAGCCCTGACGTATGCGTGTGCTGGGGGGTTCGTAGATGTGGTGAAGGTTCTCCTAAAGGAGGGGGCCAACATCGAGGACCACAACGAGAACGGACACACCCCTCTAATGGAGGGGGCGAGTGCGGGCCACGTGGAGGTGGCCAGGGTTCTGCTGGAGTACGGCGCCGGGATCAACACACACTCCAACGAGTTCAAGGAGAGCGCCCTCACACTCGCCTGCTACAAAG GTCATCTGGACATGGTGAGGTTTCTGCTGGAGGCCGGAGCGGATCAGGAGCACAAGACGGATGAGATGCACACAGCCCTGATGGAGGCCTGCATG TCCCAGGATGGGCATGTGGAGGTGGCACGGCTGCTGTTGGACAGCGGTGCGCAGGTCAACATGCCAGCTGACTCCTTCGAGTCGCCTCTCACCCTGGCAGCCTGCGGCGGGCATGTGGATCTAGCAGCTCTGCTCATAGAGAGAGGGGCCAACCTAGAGGAG GTGAATGATGAAGGTTACACCCCTGTGATGGAGGCAGCCAGAGAAGGTCATGAAGAGATGGTGGCCCTGCTACTGGCTCAGG gtgcgaACATCAACGCCCAGACGGAGGAGACCCAGGAAACAGCCCTGACGCTGTCTTGCTGTGGAGGGTTCCTGGAGGTGGCCGACTTCCTCATCAAGGCCGGGGCCGACATCGAGCTGGGCTGCTCCACGCCTCTCATGGAGGCTGCACAGGAGGGGCACCTGGAGCTGGTCAAACACCTCCtgactgcag GGGCGAATGTGCACGCTACCACGGCGACGGGAGACACAGCGCTGACGTACGCGTGTGAGAACGGACACACTGACGTGGCCGACATTCTACTGCAGACTGGAGCCGATCTG GAGCATGAGTCCGAGGGGGGGAGGACACCCCTGATGAAGGCAGCCAGAGCAGGACACCTCTGCACTGTGCAGTTCCTCATCAGCAAGG GTGCTAATGTGAACAGAGCGACAGCTAACAAGGACCACACGGTGGTATCTCTGGCCTGCGCTGGAGGACACCTGGCTGTGGTAGAGCTGCTGCTGGCACACGGAGCTGACCCCACACACAGACTGAAG GACGGCTCGACGATGCTGATCGAAGCTGCGAAGGGCGGCCACACCAACGTGGTGTCCTACCTGCTCGACTTCCCTAACAACATCCTGTCTGTACACGCTCCCGACCTCTGCCAACTCACACCCCCCTCACAAGACCCCTCTCAG GTTCCTCGTGTCCCATTCCAGGCCCTGGCCATGGTGGTTCCCCCCCAGGAGCCAGACAGAACCCCCTCCAACATCACCACGTCCCCACCACCCGTCTCCAGCAAAG gTTCGTCCAAGCAGAGACAGTCTGCCATCCCTCCCAGCCCTTCCAGTCCAGTGGGGGTACATCCGGGTCCCGGGGATGCAGAGGCCTTGCCCCCCTTCCACCTGTGCCAGCCCCTGGAGTGTATCGTGGAGGAGACAGAAGGGAAGCTTAATGAGCTGGGCCAGAGGATCTCAGCCATAGAGAAGGCCCAGCTGCAGTCTCTGGAACTCATCCAGGGGGAGCCGCTCACCAAAGACAAGATCGAAGAGCTGAAGAAGAGCCGGGAGGAGCAg gtccagaagaagaagaagatcctGAAGGAGCTGCAGAAGGTGGAGCGCCAGCTGCAGTTGAACACCCAGCAGCAGTTCACCAAAGAGTACATGGAGGCCAAGGGCctgaaggaggagcaggaggcagGCCAGGGCCCAGGGCCGGGGGAAGGGGCCAACACTACCATGCCTGGGGTCCTCACAGCATCACCAGGGGTTAACGTGCGCACACAGCCCGGGTCGGATACAGGGTCTGacgaagaggagaacagagaggaggaagaagag gatgatgaggatgatgatgataatgaagaTGAAGAcgagatggaaggagaggaggaagattaCGCTAAGCTACCCCAGGTGGACACTATCCTCTACAGGGATGGACAGCAGCCGCCCTTGCCCCCCTCGCCCtccccccagcccctgtcctccCCCCACTCCCATCtccaccctcttcctccccccctccAGACCGCCTTTGTGCCCATCCAACCCCTACCGGAGTACAGCCCGTGCCCAGCCGACTACCCCTGCCCTGGCACTACCAGCCCTGAGCTGCAGAGGGTACTGGTGGGCCGGCAGATGCCGGGTCAAGGTCAGGGGTTCGGACCAGGGATGGTAGGGCAGCAGGCCCCAGACGGACTCATGGTGGCTTCGCCCGCTCAGACGCTTACAGACACGCTGGATGACATCATGGCAG CAGCGGTGGGCAGCAGAGTACCCATGTTAAACACTACGACGTCCCCCACCCCCCTGTCTGACCCCCTCTCACAGACCCCCTCCAACATGGGCTCACCCCCCTCCCCActgcccctctacccctctgtgGACATTGACGCACAT ACGGAGAGTAACCATGACACAGCGTTGACGCTGGCATGTGCTGGAGGACACGAGGAGCTGGTGTCTGTTCTCATCGCACGAGGAGCCAACATCGAGCACCGCGACAagaaag GGTTCACCCCTCTGATCCTGGCTGCCACAGCGGGCCATGCAGGGGTGGTGGAGCTCCTTCTGGATAAAGGGGGCGACATAGAGGCCCAGTCAGAGAGAACCAAAGACACGCCCCTCTCCCTGGCCTGCTCAGGGGGACGACAAGAGGTACACACCACAGAG GTGGTGGAGCTGTTGCTGTTACGAGGAGCCAATAAAGAGCATCGTAACGTGTCAGACTACACCCCTCTGAGCCTGGCGGCGTCTGGAGGCTACGTCAACATCATCAAGATCCTCCTCAACGCCGGCTCAGAGATCAACTCCAG GACGGGCAGTAAGCTGGGTATCTCTCCCCTGATGCTGGCAGCGATGAACGGTCACGTACCAGCGGTCAAGCTGCTGCTGGACATGGGCTCCGACATCAACGCTCAGATCGAGACTAACAGGAACACGGCTCTGACTCTGGCCTGCTTCCAGGGCCGGGCTGAGGTGGTCAGTCTGCTGCTTGACCGCAAGGCCAACGTAGAGCACAGAGCCAAG ACTGGTCTGACCCCTCTAATGGAGGCAGCGTCGGGGGGCTATGCTGAGGTGGGCCGGGTGCTGCTGGATAAAGGGGCTGACGTCAACGCCCCTCCTGTCCCCTCGTCCCGGGACACAGCCCTCACCATCGCTGCAGACAAGGGCCACTACAAGTTCTGTGAGCTGCTGATCAATAG AGGGGCTCACGTTGACGTGCGCAATAAGAAAGGGAACACACCTCTGTGGCTGGCGGCCAACGGCGGCCATTTTGATGTGGTTCAGCTGCTGGTGCAGGCTGGGGCCGACGTAGACGCTGCAGACAACCGCAAGATCACACCGCTCATGGCTGCCTTCCGCAAG GGTCATGTAAAGGTGGTTCAGTACCTGGTAAAGGAGGTCAACCAGTTCCCCTCAGACATTGAGTGTATGAGATACATCGCCACCATCGCTGACAAG gagTTGTTGAAGAAGTGCCATCAGTGCATGGAGACCATCGTCAAAGCCAAAGACCAGCAGGCTGCTGAAGCCAACAAGAACGCCAGCATTCTCCTCAAGGAGCTCGACCTGGAGAAGTCCAGAGAGGAGAGCAAGAAGCAGGCCCTGGCTGCCAAGAGAGAGAAACGCAAGGAGAAAcgcaagaagaagaaggaggagcagaagagaaagcaggaggaggaggaggatgaagaggagcagAAGACTACccaggaggaggatgaggaggaagacgGTGAGATGCAGAAGCAGGATGACTCCGCCGAGG AAGTGGATCCCCCCATCGACCCCCCCAGtgcgaccaccaccaccaccatcggtATCCCCGCCACCTTCAGCTGTGTGTTCGGCAAGAAGAGGGCCAGTGTTGCCATGACAACCAGTGCCAGCCGCAAAAGCAAGAAGAACAAGACCAAGGACTCATCCCCCAGCGAACCAATCATATGTCAGGACCCACAG caggtggtgctgGCACAGCACAAGGCCAACACGATCCATGGGGAGCCACGGGGTGGTGGGGTGACAGGGGCGGGGGGCACCAGCGACTCAGACCCCCTGGACAGCACCGACTGTGCCAGtgagagtagcagcagcgggGGCAAGAGCCAGGAGCTCAACTTCCTCCCCGAcctcccctcttcttcctcatcctcctcttcctcctcctcctcttcgtcctCGGGCCCCACTCACAGCCTGCTGCCAGGCCCGGAGAAGAAACACTGTCTGCAGCTACACCCAGGCAACCAAGTCAGCGTCTCCATCTCCAAGCCTACACACAA AGCTCCAGACATGCGTGAGTTGACCCCCAGCAGCTCTGTACCGTCCCAGTTTAAGACCATGTCTCTCCCCGTCACATCCCCCAACAGCAAGAGCCTCACCAGCCCCAAgaggggacagaagagagaggagggttggaaGGAGGTGGTGAGACG GTCTAAGAAGCTGTCGGTCCCGGCCTCGGTGGTGTCGAGGATCATGGGTAGAGGAGGCTGCAACATCACAGCTATACAGGACGTGACGGGAGCACACATCGACGTGGACAAACAGAAAGACAAGAACGGAGAGAGAATGATCACCATCAG AGGTGGCACGGAGTCGACACGCCACGCGGTCCAGCTGATCACCTCTTTGATCCAGGACCCAGCCAAGGAACTAGAGGACCTCATCCCCAGGAACCACATCAGGGCCCCGGGCTCCAAGACCACCTCAGCCCCCTTCCCCACCCCCACTGGAGCTAACCTTAACCTCAGCGTTGGGgccaaggccctgggctccctggTCACGTCCTCTGGGGTCTCCTTCCAGTCCTCTTCCTCTCAGACAGGGGGTAAGATGGGTAAGGGTCTGTCTGGGGTGAGGCAGCCCTTCCCCGTGTCTCTCCCCCTGGCCTACGCCCATCCCCAGCTGGCCCTCCTGGCAGCCCAGACCATGCATCAGATCAGACACCCCATGCTGCCCATGGCCCAGTTCGGTGGGACCTTCTCCCCCGCCGCCAGCACCTGGGGCCCGTTCCCGGTGCGGCCGCTGAGTCCCGGTAGTGCCAACAGCTCCCCCAAACACaacggtggtagtagtggtaacaaCCAGGCCACATCTAACTTGTCAAGTCATAATGATCACAATAACACATCATCCACgggctcctctgtctccagtcctCGTGCCTCTAACAGTCAGACAGCTACGACTACAGGGTCACCCCACACCCCTAACCCCCCCCCTGGGACCCAGCCCAGCACCCCCACACCCTCCTCAGTCAGGAAACAGCTGTTCACCTCTGACCCCAAGCACATAGGGGTCAACTCTGTCTCCATGGTTACTACCACCACtgtcagtagtagtagtcacTCAGTGAGAGGTACAGGGTCTCCCGCCCACCAACACACGGGCTTAACGGCTACAAACACCCCTAACCCTCTTCAACCCCAGGTCACCCCCATCTCTCAGCCCCCCAAGTCACCCCCCAGCGCCCCCACTGCTCCCCCAAGCAAGGAGAAGctgaccccctccctctcccaggagGCCCTATCCGTCTCAGTCAACAATGTGGTTAGTTCAGGTGATTTCACCGCCCCTGTCATGACTACCCCCCCCAAACTTGAGCcccgccagcagcagcagcaccaaccccctcctctcctaaccTCCACTTCCTCATCagacccccctccatctctcctccctcttcagtcCAGCTCCcacctccccccatcctcctccaccccctcacacacacaccccaacagcACCGTACCCCACTTCTCGGCTCCCGCTCCCCGTGTCTCACACCGCATGCAGCCCCCGACAGGGCCCTACTACCAACACCTCGACCAGCAACAACAAACGTTCCTACCCCATAACACACAGCAAAAAACGTTCCTACCCCATaacacacagcaacaacaacatgaGCATCCCAAACAGAAGCAGCCCCAGGCATCCCAGCCCCCCTCTATGCCCCCTCAGCCCCAGTCCTCCATGGGTCTGATGAACGGTTCTCCGATACAGCAGCAGGTCCATGGTGGGGCCAAGCCCCAGCAGATGCCCCCTAACTTCGGCCCTGCAGCGCTCTTCAACCATTTCAGCAGCATGTTCGACAACAACAACCAG GTGGGTAACAACCAGGTGTGGGGTGCGTGCCACCTCCCTGCCCGCTCCCCTCCTGAGCAGCAGTATTCTGCCCCCCCCGCCTACATGGGTCAGATGGATGGCATGATGGCCCCTCCTCCAGACAGCTCCAAGGCCCCTGGGTACCGCTCTGCCTCACAGAGGATGGTCAACAGTCCTATTGGTAAAAGAAAGGGACATTTAGATGTTATTTTATGTTTTTATATGAGACTTTGTTTGACCTTACATTCTATATGTCCCAAACCCCCTCCTTGTCTTACAGCTCTGAGTCTGACCAGCTATGCTACCAGTATGTCTGGTAGTCCAGTCTATCTACACGGGCCAGCAGCTGTGGGCACCCCCTCCTTCAGCAGACAGCACTTCTCCCCTCACCCCTGGAGCGCTGCCACATCAG GCGAGTCCCAGGCGGTGCCCCCTCCCTCCAAGGTGTCgtcgtctggccccgcggccccCCCTCCCCACCAGACCAAGCAGGGCCAGGGCGGCAGCCAGCAGGACAGAAAGGTGCCTCCTCCCATCGGGACAGAGAGGCTGGCGAGGATCAGACAGACCACcgtcaaccctcctctcctcccgacCTCCTACACCGCTCCTGTAGGACAGGGAGGCATCTGGTCCTTCGGAGTCGGCAGTGCCTCGG AAGCCATGTCAGGTTGGTCTCAGCCCCTGATGGGCAGTCACATGGTCCACCCTGGGCTGCAGGCGGACCACACCTTCTCCCAGTACCAGCCCATGGAGC